TGGAAAATGCTCTTCCATCCAGCAAATTCTCTGTTTATCCGCTATATTATGGAAATGGTGTTCGGGAACGACAACATTCTGGTATCGAAATCGCTCCGATTTCTACGCCTATTATGGAGAAAACTAGTGCCTCTGGAAGCCCATGTGATGATAAATGTGATCTAGCATTGCGGTTGGGTCCTCTCACAGCGTCAAGCTCGAGGAGCTATGGAAACAAAACTCCGCTTCGTGTTCTTGGTTCGGGTAGTTCATCGGAGGATTGTTCCCCAGTGATGGAAAGGAAGGTTCCCTTGATTCCAATGGTAAATTCATATGGCTTATCTGAACACAATACATTCGGGCGCAATCTTGAAGATGAATGTTTCGATGCAGAAACGAGGATGAGAAAACGAAAGGCAGATTGTAGTCATTCATTGAATTGGCTCCCAAAGCTTCCTTCCAGTAGGTTCATAGGGTGAATGTTAAGAAACAACAGAATTATAGACGAAAGAAAGGTCGAACGGACGAGTTCCTCAGACACAAATCGTCCCGGAGCGGACGAGTTCATCTAAAGAAGCAACTGGGTGAGGTTACTGTCTGTGGAAATGGGGGACAGAGAGGCATTGAGGCAACAAGCTGATATATCATATGCTTTGGTTCTGTGggtccttttgttttttttttttttccttttgctttatcatctttgttctttttgggaaAGGGCTGAATGAATTGATCATTGAATGTCTGGATGGAAGTCTCTGCGTTCAACTTTTAATGAGTGGTGACATTAGTTCTCTGTGGGGTCTCATATACATAATTCTTGTTTTATCCATTGTTAAGGTACACAAAGCTTGCTGCTTTTGGTTAAACTTGCCTTTTCATATCAGGAAGTTGCTTTGAGAAACAGAGATTCAAACACATTTCATCAACATGATGATGCTATGAGTCATTTTCCATTACATGCCTCATTCTTCCCCTTTCCCACCCGTCGTTATTCCGCACTTTTTGCTCGTAACCGCCCgtcgttagtagatattgtcctttttgggcttcccttcaagggagatgtttccatacccttataacgaatgttttgttcatctctccaaccgatgtgggatctcacaatccacctccctttgggactcagtgtcctcgctgacacactgcttggtgtatgactttgataccatttgtaaccgctcaagctcactgctagctagccgatattgtcctatttgggcttttccttctggttttaaaacacttctactagggagagattttcatactcttataaggaatgttttgttcctctctctaaccgatgtgggatctcacaatccacctccttttaGGGGcttagtgtcctcgctgacatacTGCTTGGtgtatgactttgataccatttgtaacagttcaagcccactgctagctagcaaatattgttctatttggactttctttccggttttaaaacacgtctactagggagaggaaCTTTCTCtccggttttaaaacacgtctaccagggagaggtttccacacccttataagtaatgttttgtttctctctccaaccgatgtgggatctcacaatccaccttcctttgAGGGCTCAGTGTCCTGGCTGACACACTGTTTGGTGTAtgactttaataccatttgtaacagttcaagcccactgctagctagcaagcatatattatcctatttgggctttcccttttggtattaaaacacgtctactagggagagattttcatacccttataagaaatactttgtattctcctctccaaccaacgtgagatctcaaaatccaccttTCTTGGAGaccagtgtccttgttggcacaccacatggtgtatgactctgatatcatttataacagcccaagcccatcgctaatgagcagatattgttctctttgggctctccttctaggcttcccctcaaagttttaaaacgcgtctagttttccatactcttataagaaatgcatAACCCAAAGAAAGCAAATGGGAGTTTTATTTGCATAATGAGCGAAATCTGGGAGAAGCTTTACACTGTATACATAAAAGGATTGGAGTTTTGGGGTTGTGAATTATGATACAAAGTCTTGATCAGAGAAAATAGAGCAAGGGGAAGTCGACAAGGATGAAACAAGAGGGCTACTAAAATGGAAGTCAATCTGCAGCCTCTGATGGGGTATAAAATTACAGCTACTCTGCTTCTTCTGCTCTTCTTCCAGCTCTTCAATGGTTATGGCCGCAAGAAACCTTTCAAAAAACGCTCTGCAGCACTCTTTTCCCTTGCAAACCAATTCTCCAACCTCTCCTTTCTCTTTGCTCTCGTACATCAAACTCGAGCTATCGAACTTCAACATGTAGGCTTGATTACACCCCTCGAACAGTCGTTCCCCTAGCGAATCAACAATGTAACAAGCATCCTCTTCCATCTTCAACACGAAGAAATGATCGTTCCAACTCACGATGTAAACTCTCGTTTTGTAATTTGGACAAGTTTTAGTAGTATTGACCTCATTCCATATTTGCTCGAACGACATTGCTTCCGACAAGCAGTTGAATTTCTCCGGACTGAAGAACCCCACGAATGAATTTTCAGCTGAAACAGTGATCGGTCGGACATCGGCTTCCATAACGGTCTCGAGGTCGAAATGCTTGTTGGGAAAGGAGTTTGAGTAACAATGGTTATTGCAAAGCTTTTGCCATTCTGATGAACCTTCCATTATGAGGTTGTCGAGCTCCGGTCGTGTTGGCATCGCACCGTAATTCGAGTGCAGCCAGTGGGTGATCACGGCGACTATCGCCGTGCAGGCGCTCTCACCACCCGCCTTCTCACTCCGCTGGTCAAACGAGCCAAAGAACACCTCCGTCTTCAGCTTTGCCTTGCCATCTCTACTAACTATTTCTTTAGTTTCCCACCTCCCTCTGCtgtcttctttgttttgttcatcAATTTCCAATGAAATCTCTGTGCTTTCTCCTTTCtcctattatttttatataattcaaataatcaaaTGAATATTATACTTTaattgatgacattattgatAACGGTCTCTATAATATTACAGTTGAACAGGTCAACGGATAAGAATAACTGTTCCTTACGGTTTCAGAgtcaaataaggaaaaacagaGTTTTATTTCCAAAGGGCATACCGTTTGAGAAGTGGTTGAAATG
The nucleotide sequence above comes from Cucurbita pepo subsp. pepo cultivar mu-cu-16 chromosome LG11, ASM280686v2, whole genome shotgun sequence. Encoded proteins:
- the LOC111805094 gene encoding uncharacterized protein LOC111805094, with the protein product MAKMKKFQVKFGDLKLHGFGSEKEAIAIEIKWKGPPTHSILSVPFYGKSPLQTDRTAAQRPLIQTLQWDHEFLSICEFEFADDSSSIASWDTKFYVLLEESTKSKTKFSVLGKASLNLAEMLLEMETKVERNVPITLKGAPHQATLSVRVNFVEVRDDSDPIQQQQDKEGFLKALKDLTSFRKKNRDKGKAVSSDGQNRGLADPKEEDGGDQKQLGKLLSKKRRLSFSFRYSKGKVEPWSEKTNTPVNDGVSVDRQQHDTEPTAPISTTSQTEKGESTEISLEIDEQNKEDSRGRWETKEIVSRDGKAKLKTEVFFGSFDQRSEKAGGESACTAIVAVITHWLHSNYGAMPTRPELDNLIMEGSSEWQKLCNNHCYSNSFPNKHFDLETVMEADVRPITVSAENSFVGFFSPEKFNCLSEAMSFEQIWNEVNTTKTCPNYKTRVYIVSWNDHFFVLKMEEDACYIVDSLGERLFEGCNQAYMLKFDSSSLMYESKEKGEVGELVCKGKECCRAFFERFLAAITIEELEEEQKKQSSCNFIPHQRLQIDFHFSSPLVSSLSTSPCSIFSDQDFVS